In Psychrobacter ciconiae, the following are encoded in one genomic region:
- a CDS encoding OmpA family protein, translated as MDIISHLSRTVSPAVLGDDRAPTKMRLLEQFYAIFAAKLADPEVFGRFSSENIAHNDQGFYDRIWTEGSHKDRIANELAAENNVDPTAARGLIAMAAPLAYHEIKNLAGTTPIPQFLNDNLSSYQHHIPLWAAALVPAGMVAAAPTAAAVPPPAGVHISDTVSTAPLQKTPEPEGNFMKALLPIIGLIILGALAWALLRGCQDNPEPVGTPMVTEQTTNDGQNVAVMDVEPASLRIATGDSAGSLYACRMNVGNEDLRGTVMTAMSDNFGSDADKCRADVDDNFSIDMPASGELATILPLVKNVPNASAFIKGNEIVLNAPDTAALQKLVSDVQAAVPSMTVMAEKPLDLQSEIDRSIETATIAVDRLGDNPDPRDVARALSLQVVHFEVDEAVIPDVNKPILDRAVEIMKKVPDMKLLITGHTDSTADNAYNLKLSQERAQSMKDYMVSKGADPSKLITQGKGETEPVADNSTDQGRFRNRRIEFTVYDETAMNNDVAIADIGGVNPVPAGNTVTVIERESTPTTVVIPDSSAPSNPPTVNNGSVNTGAVNNTGMSNEGSTDNRDPNNVPVPAPKSSLPAPQTDVQPINNAGTANQ; from the coding sequence ATGGACATCATCAGTCATCTTTCACGGACGGTCAGCCCAGCAGTACTTGGTGATGACCGCGCGCCTACAAAAATGCGCCTGCTTGAGCAGTTTTATGCCATTTTTGCAGCAAAACTTGCCGACCCTGAAGTATTCGGTCGCTTTAGCAGCGAAAATATCGCCCATAATGACCAAGGGTTTTATGACCGGATTTGGACTGAAGGTAGCCATAAAGACCGTATCGCCAATGAACTTGCTGCCGAAAATAACGTTGATCCAACGGCGGCGCGCGGCTTGATTGCCATGGCAGCGCCACTTGCTTATCATGAAATCAAAAACTTGGCAGGAACGACGCCGATTCCGCAATTTTTAAATGACAATTTAAGCAGTTATCAGCATCATATCCCGCTTTGGGCAGCCGCGCTCGTTCCAGCCGGAATGGTTGCTGCAGCACCAACTGCCGCCGCTGTTCCTCCGCCAGCGGGCGTTCATATCTCAGATACCGTCAGCACTGCGCCACTTCAAAAAACGCCTGAGCCTGAAGGCAACTTTATGAAGGCTTTGTTACCGATTATCGGTTTAATCATTCTAGGGGCGCTGGCTTGGGCGCTGCTTCGCGGTTGTCAAGACAATCCTGAGCCGGTCGGCACGCCTATGGTGACGGAGCAAACCACCAATGACGGTCAAAACGTTGCCGTGATGGATGTTGAGCCGGCGTCATTACGGATTGCAACTGGCGACAGCGCAGGGTCACTGTATGCTTGCCGAATGAACGTGGGTAACGAAGATCTTCGTGGTACTGTGATGACGGCGATGAGCGATAACTTTGGCAGTGATGCTGACAAATGCCGCGCCGATGTTGATGACAACTTTAGTATTGATATGCCAGCTTCAGGGGAGCTTGCAACGATTTTGCCACTGGTTAAAAATGTTCCAAACGCGAGCGCATTTATCAAGGGTAATGAAATCGTGCTAAACGCTCCTGATACGGCAGCGCTGCAAAAATTGGTAAGTGATGTTCAAGCGGCAGTCCCCTCAATGACTGTGATGGCAGAAAAGCCCCTTGATTTGCAAAGTGAGATTGACCGCAGTATTGAAACGGCAACTATCGCTGTTGACCGTCTAGGCGATAATCCAGACCCTCGCGACGTCGCCCGAGCGCTCAGCTTACAAGTGGTTCATTTTGAAGTGGACGAAGCCGTCATTCCTGATGTTAACAAGCCGATTCTTGACCGCGCGGTTGAAATTATGAAAAAAGTGCCGGATATGAAATTGCTCATTACCGGTCACACCGACAGCACCGCTGATAATGCTTATAACCTGAAGCTTTCGCAAGAGCGCGCCCAATCGATGAAAGATTATATGGTGTCAAAAGGCGCTGACCCAAGCAAACTTATCACCCAAGGTAAAGGTGAGACTGAACCGGTCGCTGACAACTCAACCGACCAAGGTCGCTTCCGTAACCGCCGCATTGAATTTACCGTTTATGATGAAACGGCGATGAATAATGACGTGGCTATTGCTGATATCGGTGGTGTCAATCCTGTTCCTGCTGGCAATACGGTGACGGTAATTGAGCGTGAAAGCACACCAACGACCGTGGTTATTCCCGATAGCAGCGCCCCTTCAAACCCACCTACGGTAAATAATGGGAGTGTTAATACTGGCGCCGTAAACAACACTGGAATGAGTAATGAAGGCTCAACGGACAATCGTGACCCGAACAATGTTCCCGTTCCTGCGCCAAAAAGCTCACTTCCTGCGCCGCAAACTGATGTACAACCTATCAATAATGCCGGAACAGCAAACCAATAA
- the nagZ gene encoding beta-N-acetylhexosaminidase, with protein sequence MTGTLMIDLAAATLSAEDTALIAQPEVGGVILFGRNVVDAAQVRVLCDAIRDIRPDVIIGIDQEGGRVARLREGFSKLPPMGALGKRFDVDSSSAKLCAFDCGYLMACEVMAVGVDISFAPVLDLDDVSLVIGDRSFHKDPEVIITLASEFMRGMKAAGMKTTGKHFPGHGSIAPDSHVTMAVDDRPFEKIMACDIQPFLQTLPLLDALMPAHVIFSQVDDQPAGFSKVWLQDILRDKLGFDGVIFSDDLSMAGAKVAGNIGDRVSAAIDAGCDLALVCNDRAAAMTALAAVKNLKSSSKNANKTATMKSQIPTWQGNLEATCQQYPHWQKARDNISAAFFEDDQASLSAKAADPTNYSVS encoded by the coding sequence ATGACAGGCACATTGATGATTGATTTAGCAGCAGCTACACTGAGCGCGGAGGATACGGCGCTTATCGCTCAGCCAGAAGTGGGCGGGGTGATTTTATTTGGTCGAAATGTGGTTGACGCCGCGCAAGTTCGCGTCCTTTGCGATGCCATTCGCGATATTCGCCCTGATGTCATTATCGGTATTGACCAAGAAGGCGGTCGGGTGGCTCGGCTGCGTGAGGGCTTTAGCAAGTTGCCGCCTATGGGAGCGCTTGGCAAGCGCTTTGATGTCGATAGCAGTTCGGCTAAACTTTGCGCTTTTGATTGCGGCTATTTAATGGCTTGTGAGGTGATGGCAGTTGGTGTTGATATCAGCTTTGCGCCTGTACTGGACCTTGATGATGTAAGCCTTGTGATTGGCGATCGCAGTTTTCATAAAGACCCTGAGGTCATCATTACCCTTGCCAGCGAGTTTATGCGCGGGATGAAAGCTGCCGGAATGAAAACAACCGGCAAGCACTTTCCCGGTCATGGTTCGATTGCGCCGGACTCGCATGTGACCATGGCAGTGGATGATCGACCGTTTGAAAAGATTATGGCGTGCGATATTCAGCCCTTTTTACAGACGCTGCCGCTGCTTGATGCATTGATGCCTGCCCATGTGATATTTAGTCAGGTTGATGATCAGCCTGCCGGATTTTCTAAAGTTTGGCTGCAAGATATTTTACGCGACAAACTTGGGTTTGACGGGGTGATTTTCTCTGATGATCTGTCCATGGCGGGGGCAAAGGTCGCCGGAAACATTGGCGATCGGGTAAGCGCTGCCATTGATGCCGGTTGTGATTTGGCATTGGTTTGTAATGATAGAGCAGCTGCAATGACTGCCCTTGCTGCGGTAAAAAATCTTAAATCATCTTCCAAAAATGCAAATAAAACTGCCACCATGAAAAGCCAAATCCCAACGTGGCAAGGCAATCTTGAAGCAACTTGTCAGCAATATCCACATTGGCAAAAAGCTCGCGATAACATTAGCGCGGCGTTTTTTGAGGACGATCAAGCAAGCTTATCGGCAAAAGCTGCTGACCCTACCAATTATTCAGTGTCTTAA